In one Corynebacterium bovis DSM 20582 = CIP 54.80 genomic region, the following are encoded:
- the ruvA gene encoding Holliday junction branch migration protein RuvA: MIASLRGTVVDKGLDHVVIECGGVGYLCQATPRTLADLPRGGEAHVLTTMVVREDSQTLYAFPDAATREVFGVVQSVSGVGARLAMGIMSVLSPGELADAVAAGDVKALQKAPGVGKRLAERMAVDLRGKLDAFAGTAPATAAGTGSGAPDVAADAVGAQVVEALTGLGFSRDAAEAVVGEVAAAEPGADTGTLLRLSLARIGGGAR; the protein is encoded by the coding sequence GTGATCGCGTCACTCCGAGGAACCGTGGTGGACAAGGGGCTCGACCACGTCGTCATCGAGTGCGGCGGCGTCGGCTACCTCTGCCAGGCCACGCCCCGCACGCTCGCGGACCTCCCGCGCGGGGGCGAGGCCCACGTCCTCACGACGATGGTCGTGCGGGAGGACTCGCAGACGCTGTACGCGTTCCCCGACGCCGCGACGCGGGAGGTCTTCGGCGTCGTGCAGAGTGTCTCCGGGGTCGGGGCCCGCCTCGCGATGGGCATCATGTCCGTGCTCAGCCCCGGGGAGCTCGCCGACGCCGTCGCGGCGGGCGACGTCAAGGCCCTCCAGAAGGCCCCCGGGGTGGGCAAGCGCCTCGCCGAGCGCATGGCCGTCGACCTCCGGGGGAAGCTCGACGCCTTCGCCGGGACCGCGCCCGCCACGGCGGCCGGCACCGGGTCCGGCGCGCCGGACGTCGCCGCCGACGCGGTCGGCGCGCAGGTCGTCGAGGCGCTCACCGGCCTCGGGTTCAGCCGGGACGCGGCCGAGGCCGTGGTCGGTGAGGTCGCCGCGGCCGAGCCCGGGGCGGACACCGGGACGCTGCTCCGCCTGAGCCTCGCCCGGATCGGCGGAGGTGCGCGGTGA
- the ruvB gene encoding Holliday junction branch migration DNA helicase RuvB yields MSDIERTEFDLSGATGPTVPAAGPRATGADAAGVNDDLRPAQLPAEAEAELSLRPRSLREFIGQPKVRHQLDLVLRGARSRGVAPDHVLLAGPPGLGKTTMAMIIAQELGTSLRMTSGPALERAGDLAAMLSNLMEGDVLFIDEIHRIARPAEEMLYMAMEDFRIDVIVGKGPGATSIPIDIAPFTLVGATTRAGMLTGPLRDRFGFTAQMEFYDTDDLTEVVVRAAGILGVDITREAAAEVASRSRGTPRIANRLLRRVRDYADVHADGRVTLDVARAALIVFDVDGSGLDRLDRAVLTALVTGHGGGPVGVGTLALAVGEEVTTVEEVCEPYLVRAGLIARTPRGRVATGAAWRHLGMEPPAEAPGL; encoded by the coding sequence GTGAGCGACATCGAACGGACCGAGTTCGACCTCTCCGGTGCCACCGGCCCCACGGTCCCGGCCGCCGGACCGCGCGCGACGGGCGCCGACGCCGCGGGGGTCAACGACGACCTCCGTCCCGCGCAGCTGCCCGCCGAGGCGGAGGCCGAACTGTCCCTGCGGCCCCGGTCGCTGCGGGAGTTCATCGGCCAGCCGAAGGTCAGGCACCAGCTCGACCTCGTGCTGCGGGGGGCGCGGTCGCGCGGGGTCGCCCCGGACCACGTGCTGCTCGCCGGCCCGCCCGGGCTGGGTAAGACGACGATGGCGATGATCATCGCGCAGGAGCTCGGGACGTCGCTGCGGATGACGTCCGGCCCCGCCCTCGAACGCGCCGGCGACCTCGCCGCGATGCTGTCCAACCTCATGGAGGGGGACGTGCTCTTCATCGACGAGATCCACCGGATCGCCCGCCCGGCCGAGGAGATGCTCTACATGGCCATGGAGGACTTCCGCATCGACGTCATCGTCGGCAAGGGCCCCGGGGCGACGTCCATCCCCATCGACATCGCCCCCTTCACCCTCGTCGGGGCGACGACCCGCGCAGGCATGCTCACCGGGCCGCTGCGCGACAGGTTCGGCTTCACCGCGCAGATGGAGTTCTACGACACCGACGACCTCACCGAGGTCGTGGTCCGGGCCGCGGGGATCCTCGGCGTCGACATCACCCGCGAGGCGGCGGCCGAGGTCGCCTCCCGGTCCCGTGGCACCCCCCGCATTGCCAACCGGCTGCTCCGGCGGGTGCGGGACTACGCGGACGTCCACGCCGACGGCCGCGTCACCCTCGACGTCGCCCGCGCGGCGCTCATCGTCTTCGACGTCGACGGCAGCGGCCTCGACCGGCTCGACCGGGCGGTGCTCACCGCGCTCGTCACCGGGCACGGCGGAGGGCCCGTGGGCGTCGGGACGCTCGCGCTCGCCGTCGGTGAAGAGGTTACGACCGTCGAGGAGGTCTGCGAGCCGTACCTCGTGCGCGCCGGCCTCATCGCCCGCACCCCGCGGGGTCGGGTGGCGACGGGGGCGGCGTGGCGGCACCTCGGCATGGAGCCCCCCGCGGAGGCCCCGGGGCTCTGA
- the secF gene encoding protein translocase subunit SecF: protein MYNGEGGFAFVGHRRRWFTIFGIVVVACLVTILVRGFSLGIDFEGGTRMTVPPDNGADETSVSRTFHDATGVEAQSTQVVGSGASQTIEITSERLSNEQVDKARVALFNAFHPKDNNGQVTPDSIGDSTVSESWGGSITKRMVIALGVFLLLIFAYIAIRFERDMAISAIVALLVDLIVVSGIYSLVGFEVSPATVIGLLTILAYSLYDTVVVFDKVRENTADVFGSTRSTYGEQVNLAVNQTVMRSINTSLFSIVPIASLLVVAVWLMGVGTLKDLALVQLIGVIAGTFSSIFLASPLLVTLKSVQKAYREHDAKVARARELAASGAGPLGRADVSGDRPADGAATATAGEPGTGAATAVDPAATAAADRGAVVARSSSVLTSGTDGDAPAGDPTVTDDTTPGDGAGTARRTVRPPSTPTTDSGRSWRPGM, encoded by the coding sequence ATGTACAACGGCGAGGGCGGGTTCGCCTTCGTCGGCCACCGCCGCCGGTGGTTCACGATCTTCGGGATCGTCGTCGTCGCGTGCCTCGTGACGATCCTCGTCCGCGGGTTCTCCCTCGGCATCGACTTCGAGGGCGGCACCCGCATGACCGTGCCCCCGGACAACGGCGCCGACGAGACCTCGGTCAGCCGCACGTTCCACGACGCCACCGGCGTCGAGGCGCAGTCCACCCAGGTCGTCGGCTCCGGGGCGAGCCAGACCATCGAGATCACCTCCGAGCGCCTGAGCAACGAGCAGGTCGACAAGGCCCGGGTGGCCCTCTTCAACGCCTTCCACCCGAAGGACAACAACGGGCAGGTCACCCCCGACTCCATCGGCGACTCCACGGTCTCCGAGTCCTGGGGCGGGTCGATCACGAAGCGCATGGTCATCGCCCTCGGCGTGTTCCTGCTGCTGATCTTCGCCTACATCGCGATCCGCTTCGAACGGGACATGGCGATCTCGGCGATCGTCGCGCTCCTCGTCGACCTCATCGTCGTGTCCGGCATCTACTCCCTCGTGGGCTTCGAGGTCTCGCCGGCGACCGTCATCGGCCTGCTGACGATCCTCGCGTACTCCCTCTACGACACCGTCGTCGTCTTCGACAAGGTGCGGGAGAACACGGCGGACGTGTTCGGGTCGACCCGGTCGACGTACGGGGAGCAGGTGAACCTCGCGGTCAACCAGACCGTCATGCGGTCCATCAACACGTCCCTGTTCTCCATCGTGCCCATCGCGTCGCTCCTCGTCGTCGCCGTGTGGCTCATGGGTGTCGGCACGCTGAAGGACCTCGCGCTGGTCCAGCTCATCGGCGTCATCGCCGGCACGTTCAGCTCGATCTTCCTCGCCTCGCCGCTGCTCGTGACCCTGAAGTCCGTGCAGAAGGCGTACCGGGAGCACGACGCGAAGGTCGCCCGGGCCCGCGAGCTCGCGGCCTCGGGTGCCGGCCCGCTCGGCCGGGCCGACGTGTCCGGCGACCGGCCCGCCGACGGCGCAGCCACGGCGACGGCGGGGGAGCCGGGAACGGGTGCCGCCACCGCCGTCGACCCCGCGGCCACCGCCGCCGCCGACCGGGGCGCGGTCGTGGCGCGGTCGTCGTCGGTCCTCACCTCCGGGACCGACGGGGACGCCCCCGCCGGCGACCCCACCGTCACCGACGACACGACCCCCGGCGACGGCGCCGGCACCGCCCGCCGGACCGTGCGCCCGCCCTCGACCCCGACGACGGACAGCGGCCGCTCCTGGCGACCGGGGATGTAG
- a CDS encoding methylated-DNA--[protein]-cysteine S-methyltransferase produces MTSPSYRSPAQGLTVTVSTPDGAFTVIVGHQGASTLSPAVLAAGWVDTPEPLLPLIHPDLRPTSLQRGVEDPVLRDAADAVRAYYGGDLLAPASIPVTQRSGGFRERAWRVLRDVPPGEPVTYAGFARMLGSSRAVRAAAGACASNAAALFVPCHRVLRSDGTVGGFRYGTPVKQSLLDREAGAR; encoded by the coding sequence ATGACCTCCCCCTCGTACCGTTCCCCGGCGCAGGGGCTGACGGTGACCGTGTCCACCCCCGACGGCGCCTTCACCGTCATCGTCGGACACCAGGGGGCCTCCACCCTCTCCCCGGCCGTCCTCGCCGCCGGATGGGTCGACACACCTGAACCGCTGCTCCCGCTCATCCACCCGGACCTGCGCCCGACGTCCCTGCAGCGCGGGGTGGAGGACCCCGTCCTCCGCGACGCCGCCGACGCGGTCCGGGCCTACTACGGCGGGGACCTCCTCGCCCCCGCGTCGATCCCGGTCACGCAGCGCTCGGGCGGATTCCGGGAGCGGGCGTGGCGGGTCCTCCGGGACGTCCCGCCGGGCGAGCCCGTGACCTACGCCGGGTTCGCCCGGATGCTCGGGTCCTCGCGGGCCGTCCGCGCGGCCGCCGGGGCGTGCGCGTCGAACGCCGCGGCCCTGTTCGTCCCGTGCCACCGGGTGCTCCGGTCGGACGGGACCGTGGGCGGGTTCCGGTACGGCACCCCGGTCAAGCAGTCGCTCCTCGACCGGGAGGCCGGCGCCCGCTGA
- a CDS encoding ABC transporter substrate-binding protein, whose product MPPRFPHLRRARVVPAVVTALVTAGAGLAACGTRDDPGPDAPQPAFGYALPVPLVTTNAGSAVGVATDAAKISARLYPGAFLNGPNGQLLPNADLVTAAPVPPGPDAPADAVDYTVADAATFSDSVPVTCDDFYLAWAAGVNPAAFGSDMPVYRSVTSVDCTPGSRTFRVTFTPGHAGRYRELFGIGQVLPAHTVVAHAGFGDAAPDGAGAGADSPADASGDAGTTGADAAGETAGTGQPDVVSLLSSGDPDTLDRLGAAWRDTFTLATTDPATVPTAGPYRITGRRADGSLTLEPNPAWRGDAPGQGSVVMWPAGVDYRRIIADRQLVIADLPPTVRDADGGDTGFSGAGLRFSTAAGTRVDGLRLSDQGVFAPAENRSAFARCIDRAAVVHAVQQTTGVDVTPTGLRVIAPSHPLAPRLADINGRATAVDRDAAKAALDGATVRIGFLGDISRYAPMVTALAGSCAEAGVTVVPVPRTADDLGQLGVDYDAVLDARSSFAQNPDSPVSVFSPLGDIRRAEEELDTQTATIPLTTEPRAIAVNDHVANVVDNPGEAGLSWNMDRWVEHDAPVSSAEPSASPQA is encoded by the coding sequence ATGCCTCCCCGGTTCCCCCACCTCCGTCGGGCCCGGGTCGTCCCGGCCGTCGTCACCGCCCTGGTCACCGCCGGGGCCGGCCTCGCCGCGTGCGGCACCCGTGACGACCCGGGCCCGGACGCCCCGCAGCCGGCCTTCGGCTACGCGCTGCCGGTCCCGCTCGTCACGACGAACGCGGGCAGCGCGGTCGGCGTCGCCACCGACGCGGCGAAGATCTCTGCCCGGCTCTACCCGGGCGCGTTCCTCAACGGGCCGAACGGGCAGCTCCTGCCGAACGCCGACCTCGTCACCGCCGCGCCCGTCCCGCCGGGACCCGACGCCCCCGCCGACGCGGTCGACTACACGGTCGCCGACGCCGCGACGTTCTCCGACTCCGTCCCCGTCACCTGCGACGACTTCTACCTCGCGTGGGCCGCCGGGGTGAACCCCGCCGCCTTCGGCTCGGACATGCCGGTGTACCGGTCGGTGACCTCCGTCGACTGCACCCCTGGGTCGCGGACCTTCCGCGTCACCTTCACCCCGGGGCACGCCGGCCGCTACCGGGAGCTGTTCGGCATCGGTCAGGTGCTTCCGGCCCACACCGTCGTCGCCCACGCGGGCTTCGGCGACGCCGCGCCCGACGGGGCCGGGGCCGGGGCCGACTCCCCGGCCGACGCCTCCGGCGACGCCGGGACGACGGGTGCGGACGCGGCCGGGGAGACCGCCGGCACCGGACAGCCGGACGTCGTGTCCCTGCTCTCCTCCGGCGACCCCGACACCCTCGACCGGCTCGGCGCCGCGTGGCGCGACACCTTCACCCTCGCCACTACCGACCCCGCGACGGTGCCGACCGCCGGGCCGTACCGGATCACCGGCCGGCGCGCCGACGGGTCACTCACCCTCGAGCCGAACCCCGCCTGGCGCGGCGACGCCCCGGGTCAGGGCTCGGTCGTCATGTGGCCCGCCGGGGTGGACTACCGCCGGATCATCGCCGACCGCCAGCTCGTCATCGCCGACCTCCCGCCGACGGTCCGCGACGCCGACGGGGGAGACACCGGGTTCTCAGGTGCCGGGCTCCGGTTCTCGACGGCCGCCGGGACGCGGGTCGACGGCCTCCGCCTGTCCGACCAGGGGGTGTTCGCCCCGGCGGAGAACCGGTCCGCGTTCGCGCGGTGCATCGACCGCGCCGCGGTCGTCCACGCGGTCCAGCAGACCACCGGCGTCGACGTCACGCCGACGGGGCTGCGCGTCATCGCCCCGTCGCACCCCCTCGCCCCGCGGCTCGCGGACATCAACGGCCGCGCCACGGCGGTGGACCGGGACGCGGCGAAGGCCGCGCTCGACGGGGCGACGGTGCGCATCGGGTTCCTCGGCGACATCAGCCGGTACGCGCCGATGGTCACGGCCCTCGCCGGGTCCTGCGCCGAGGCCGGCGTCACCGTCGTCCCCGTGCCCCGCACCGCCGACGACCTCGGGCAGCTCGGCGTGGACTACGACGCCGTGCTCGACGCGCGGTCGTCCTTCGCCCAGAACCCGGACTCGCCCGTGTCGGTCTTCTCCCCGCTCGGCGACATCCGCCGGGCCGAGGAGGAGCTCGACACGCAGACGGCGACGATCCCGCTGACGACGGAGCCCCGCGCGATCGCCGTCAACGACCACGTCGCCAACGTCGTCGACAATCCCGGTGAAGCCGGGCTGAGCTGGAACATGGACCGGTGGGTGGAGCACGACGCCCCCGTGTCCTCCGCGGAGCCGTCCGCTTCGCCGCAGGCGTGA
- a CDS encoding YebC/PmpR family DNA-binding transcriptional regulator encodes MSGHSKWATTKHKKAANDAKRGKEFAKLIKNIEVAARTGGGDPAANPTLDDMIKKAKKASVPNDNIERARKRGSGEESGGADWETIMYEGYGPNGVAVLIECLTDNRNRAATDVRTAMTKNGGSMADAGSVSYLFSRKGVAVLDKGDHTEDDILLAVLDAGAEEVNDLGEKFEIVCDASDIPAVRGALQDSGIDYDSIDPDFRASVEVPLDVDGARKIMRLIDALEDSDDVQNVFTNMDLSEEVVAALD; translated from the coding sequence ATGAGTGGCCACTCCAAATGGGCAACCACGAAGCACAAGAAGGCCGCGAACGACGCCAAGCGTGGCAAGGAGTTCGCGAAGCTGATCAAGAACATCGAGGTCGCCGCCCGCACCGGCGGTGGTGACCCGGCGGCGAACCCGACGCTCGACGACATGATCAAGAAGGCCAAGAAGGCCTCCGTCCCCAACGACAACATCGAGCGTGCCCGGAAGCGTGGCTCGGGCGAGGAATCTGGCGGCGCCGACTGGGAGACGATCATGTACGAGGGCTACGGGCCCAACGGCGTGGCCGTGCTCATCGAGTGCCTCACCGACAACCGGAACCGGGCGGCGACCGACGTGCGCACCGCCATGACGAAGAACGGCGGCAGCATGGCCGACGCCGGATCCGTGTCCTACCTCTTCAGCCGCAAGGGTGTCGCCGTGCTCGACAAGGGTGACCACACCGAGGACGACATCCTCCTCGCCGTGCTCGACGCCGGTGCCGAGGAGGTCAACGACCTCGGCGAGAAGTTCGAGATCGTCTGCGACGCCTCCGACATCCCCGCCGTCCGTGGGGCGCTCCAGGACTCCGGGATCGACTACGACTCGATCGACCCGGACTTCCGGGCCTCGGTCGAGGTGCCGCTCGACGTCGACGGGGCGCGGAAGATCATGCGCCTCATCGACGCGCTCGAGGACTCCGACGACGTGCAGAACGTCTTCACCAACATGGACCTGAGCGAGGAGGTCGTCGCCGCGCTCGACTGA
- the pdxT gene encoding pyridoxal 5'-phosphate synthase glutaminase subunit PdxT — translation MSAPVIGVLAVQGGVREHVRALERLGATAVEVRRTAHLEGLDGIVLPGGESTTMSTLLTVGGMFEPLRDALAAGLPAFGTCAGLIMLSREVLDTRPDARSLGALDIAVRRNAFGRQVASFETDLDVSGVDDPVHAVFIRAPWVERVGDDVEVLARVTDGPADGAVVAVRQGVVLGISFHPELTEDDRMHRYFLDIVAGTR, via the coding sequence GTGAGCGCCCCGGTCATCGGCGTCCTCGCCGTCCAGGGTGGCGTGCGGGAGCACGTCCGTGCCCTCGAACGCCTCGGGGCGACCGCCGTCGAGGTGCGCCGCACCGCCCACCTCGAGGGGCTCGACGGGATCGTGCTCCCGGGAGGGGAGTCGACGACGATGTCGACGCTGCTCACCGTCGGCGGCATGTTCGAGCCGCTGCGCGACGCGCTCGCCGCGGGCCTGCCCGCCTTCGGCACGTGCGCCGGGCTCATCATGCTCTCCCGGGAGGTCCTCGACACCCGGCCCGACGCGCGCAGCCTCGGGGCGCTCGACATCGCCGTCCGGCGCAACGCCTTCGGCCGCCAGGTCGCGTCCTTCGAGACCGACCTCGACGTCAGCGGGGTCGACGACCCCGTCCACGCCGTGTTCATCCGGGCCCCGTGGGTCGAGCGGGTCGGCGACGACGTCGAGGTCCTCGCCCGCGTCACCGACGGGCCCGCCGACGGGGCGGTCGTCGCGGTCCGCCAGGGCGTGGTCCTGGGCATCTCCTTCCACCCGGAACTCACCGAGGACGACCGGATGCACCGGTACTTCCTCGACATCGTCGCCGGGACCCGGTGA
- a CDS encoding DUF3817 domain-containing protein encodes MSSTSSAVPRGPRPAADRPAGGQPTPSSRVSPRSLYRVVAVVEAVTWALLIIGMVLKYTGVTEAGVRAAGPVHGFVFLCFLAATALVAANGRWGAGRIVLGVVSAVVPFATVPFERSVAARGGLSGGWRFRDDDEQPRSAGQHLMAWIVRSPAQAAAVVVVVIVVVFVALLVVGPPFGG; translated from the coding sequence ATGTCCTCCACGAGCTCCGCCGTCCCCCGGGGGCCCCGCCCCGCCGCCGACCGCCCGGCCGGTGGTCAGCCCACCCCGTCCTCCCGCGTCTCCCCCCGCTCCCTCTACCGCGTCGTCGCCGTGGTCGAGGCGGTGACCTGGGCACTCCTCATCATCGGCATGGTGCTGAAGTACACCGGCGTCACGGAGGCCGGCGTGCGCGCCGCCGGCCCCGTCCACGGCTTCGTGTTCCTCTGCTTCCTCGCCGCGACCGCGCTCGTCGCCGCGAACGGCCGGTGGGGTGCGGGCCGGATCGTCCTCGGTGTCGTCTCGGCGGTCGTCCCGTTCGCCACGGTCCCCTTCGAACGGTCCGTCGCCGCCCGCGGCGGCCTGTCCGGCGGCTGGCGCTTCCGGGACGACGACGAGCAGCCCCGCTCGGCCGGCCAGCACCTCATGGCGTGGATCGTCCGGTCCCCGGCGCAGGCCGCCGCGGTGGTCGTCGTCGTCATCGTCGTCGTCTTCGTCGCCCTGCTCGTCGTCGGCCCGCCGTTCGGGGGCTGA
- the yajC gene encoding preprotein translocase subunit YajC, translated as MEFILIVLIILVFLGIPLMQVRKQSRQLKTIREFQSQLREGMIVQTTSGLRGVVTYVGEHTVDLEIAPSVVTTWDRAAVLKLIDDAGATGIDAGAPVAPAETPGENPGETPDTDVARGTAGTGDADTADGTAEPVVIDERPRDVDPTTRDAGSTRPDDLPGTGGQHRP; from the coding sequence ATGGAATTCATTCTGATCGTGCTCATCATCCTGGTCTTCCTCGGGATCCCGCTCATGCAGGTCCGGAAGCAGTCCCGGCAGCTCAAGACGATCCGGGAGTTCCAGTCGCAGCTGCGTGAGGGGATGATCGTCCAGACGACCTCCGGTCTGCGCGGCGTCGTGACCTACGTCGGAGAGCACACCGTCGACCTGGAGATCGCCCCGTCCGTCGTGACGACATGGGACCGCGCCGCCGTCCTCAAGCTCATCGACGACGCCGGCGCGACCGGGATCGACGCCGGGGCCCCCGTCGCCCCCGCGGAGACTCCGGGGGAGAACCCGGGGGAGACCCCGGACACGGACGTCGCCCGCGGGACCGCGGGGACCGGTGACGCGGACACCGCCGACGGCACCGCCGAGCCCGTCGTCATCGACGAGCGGCCGCGGGACGTCGACCCGACCACGCGGGACGCCGGGTCCACGCGTCCGGACGACCTGCCCGGGACAGGTGGGCAGCACCGGCCGTGA
- the secD gene encoding protein translocase subunit SecD, with product MNSARKTAARARRWPVQALLGFIVLVLVVFGLVFFTGPKTPVPKLGIDLQGGTRVTLVPQGERPTGDQLDQARRILEDRVNGMGVSGADVVTDGDTLVITVPGEDSSQAKALGRTSQLLFRPVVSQGGPQPTKNFGSTLVSTADRWVSAGIITPDDANKKLGDMAGQMEQMGLPKPEGPLTVHATAPKEPGNSIEEQEQRDKQADVMKTDRQSDDPDTLFASAALLTCGPSDPLAGADDPRKPLVACGDQGPQLLAPVPLLKGETDEQNGRRLTGDLVENDSVQGGLNPQTGQVEITFKFKTGGDNPGGETWADIGQKNLGNAIAITLDSHIISAPQIREATPAGSTTQITGDFSEKEAQDLANNLRYGALPLSFTGENGEQGGTAQTISPTMGLASLRAGLIAGIVGLVLVALYALAYYRGLGVVALLSLVASGVLIYGTLVLLGRWIGYSLDLAGIAGLIIGVGTTADSFVVYFERIKDEIHQGSTFRSAVPRAWKRASSTVVTGNMVSLVAAVVLYFLAIGEVKGFAFTLGLTTFFDIVVAFLVTAPLVILLSRREAFARPALNGLGSAFRSSRRNRREAERRAAAAPRPAARPAADAGSGADASDATPATGDVTGTATPASGTAGTDTPGTATPAQDSVGTDTPGTDAPETATGKDDRS from the coding sequence GTGAACTCAGCGCGGAAGACCGCCGCCAGGGCCAGACGGTGGCCGGTGCAGGCGCTTCTCGGCTTCATCGTCCTCGTCCTGGTCGTCTTCGGACTGGTGTTCTTCACCGGCCCGAAGACCCCCGTACCGAAGCTGGGCATCGACCTCCAGGGCGGGACGCGCGTGACGCTCGTCCCGCAGGGGGAGCGGCCCACCGGTGACCAGCTCGACCAGGCGCGACGGATCCTCGAGGACCGCGTCAACGGCATGGGTGTCTCCGGCGCGGACGTCGTCACCGACGGCGACACCCTCGTCATCACCGTCCCCGGCGAGGACTCCTCCCAGGCCAAGGCCCTGGGCCGGACCTCGCAGCTCCTCTTCCGCCCGGTCGTCTCGCAGGGCGGCCCGCAGCCCACGAAGAACTTCGGTTCGACGCTCGTCTCCACCGCCGACCGGTGGGTCTCCGCGGGCATCATCACCCCGGACGACGCGAACAAGAAGCTCGGCGACATGGCCGGACAGATGGAGCAGATGGGGCTGCCCAAGCCCGAGGGGCCGCTCACGGTCCACGCCACGGCCCCGAAGGAGCCGGGCAACTCCATCGAGGAGCAGGAGCAGCGGGACAAGCAGGCCGACGTCATGAAGACCGACCGCCAGAGCGACGACCCCGACACGCTCTTCGCCTCCGCCGCGCTCCTCACCTGCGGCCCGTCCGACCCGCTCGCCGGTGCCGACGACCCCCGCAAGCCCCTCGTGGCGTGCGGTGACCAGGGGCCGCAGCTGCTCGCCCCGGTCCCGCTGCTCAAGGGGGAGACCGACGAGCAGAACGGCCGTCGGCTCACCGGTGACCTCGTCGAGAACGACAGCGTCCAGGGCGGGCTCAACCCGCAGACCGGGCAGGTCGAGATCACGTTCAAGTTCAAGACCGGCGGCGACAACCCCGGCGGCGAGACGTGGGCCGACATCGGGCAGAAGAACCTCGGCAACGCGATCGCCATCACGCTCGACAGCCACATCATCTCCGCCCCGCAGATCCGCGAGGCCACCCCGGCCGGGTCGACGACCCAGATCACCGGCGACTTCTCGGAGAAGGAGGCGCAGGACCTGGCGAACAACCTGCGCTACGGTGCGCTGCCGCTGAGCTTCACCGGTGAGAACGGGGAGCAGGGCGGAACCGCCCAGACCATCTCGCCGACCATGGGCCTCGCCTCGCTCCGCGCCGGCCTCATCGCCGGCATCGTCGGCCTCGTGCTCGTCGCCCTGTACGCCCTGGCGTACTACCGCGGGCTCGGCGTCGTCGCCCTGCTGTCCCTCGTCGCCTCGGGCGTGCTCATCTACGGCACCCTCGTGCTGCTCGGACGCTGGATCGGGTACAGCCTCGACCTCGCCGGCATCGCCGGCCTCATCATCGGCGTCGGGACGACGGCGGACTCGTTCGTCGTCTACTTCGAGCGGATCAAGGACGAGATCCACCAGGGGTCGACCTTCCGGTCCGCGGTCCCGCGCGCATGGAAGCGGGCGAGCTCGACGGTCGTCACCGGCAACATGGTCTCCCTCGTCGCCGCCGTGGTCCTGTACTTCCTCGCCATCGGCGAGGTCAAGGGCTTCGCCTTCACCCTGGGCCTGACGACCTTCTTCGACATCGTCGTCGCGTTCCTCGTCACGGCCCCGCTCGTGATCCTCCTGTCCCGCCGGGAGGCCTTCGCCCGACCGGCCCTCAACGGGCTCGGCTCCGCCTTCCGCTCGTCCCGCCGGAACCGCCGGGAGGCCGAGCGCCGCGCCGCCGCGGCACCGCGGCCCGCCGCCCGGCCGGCGGCCGACGCCGGGTCCGGGGCCGACGCCTCCGACGCCACGCCGGCGACCGGCGACGTGACCGGCACGGCCACCCCGGCGTCCGGCACCGCCGGCACAGACACCCCGGGCACGGCCACGCCGGCGCAGGACAGCGTCGGCACGGACACCCCCGGCACGGACGCCCCCGAGACGGCGACCGGAAAGGACGACCGATCATGA
- the ruvC gene encoding crossover junction endodeoxyribonuclease RuvC: protein MGIDPGLTRCGLSVVQAARGRAVLPVAVGVVRTPADLELAQRLRRLSDAVEEWMDDYAPDVVAVERVFERGNVSTVMNTAHASGVLMLSAARRDIPVHLYTPSEVKKAVSGNGRADKQQMTAMITRILGLTEPPRPADAADALALAVCHCWRAPMNARLKGTL from the coding sequence ATGGGGATCGACCCCGGTCTCACTCGGTGCGGGTTGTCCGTCGTCCAGGCCGCGCGGGGACGGGCCGTGCTGCCCGTCGCCGTCGGTGTCGTGCGCACCCCGGCCGACCTCGAACTCGCCCAGCGGCTGCGGCGGCTCTCGGACGCCGTCGAGGAGTGGATGGACGACTACGCGCCGGACGTCGTCGCCGTCGAGCGCGTCTTCGAACGGGGTAACGTGTCCACCGTCATGAACACCGCCCACGCCTCGGGCGTCCTCATGCTGAGCGCCGCCCGCCGGGACATCCCCGTGCACCTCTACACCCCCAGCGAGGTGAAGAAGGCGGTGTCCGGCAACGGTCGGGCGGACAAGCAGCAGATGACGGCGATGATCACGCGGATCCTCGGCCTGACGGAACCACCGAGACCGGCGGACGCGGCGGACGCCCTCGCCCTCGCCGTCTGCCACTGCTGGAGGGCACCCATGAATGCACGACTGAAAGGCACACTGTGA